The Drosophila bipectinata strain 14024-0381.07 chromosome 2L, DbipHiC1v2, whole genome shotgun sequence genome has a segment encoding these proteins:
- the LOC108125181 gene encoding uncharacterized protein ZK652.6-like isoform X1 has product MENDKYSEEQCHIGFTCNGCQRRNFPGHRFHCLTCLKNFNLCNGCYALDVTTEDHKFDHAMHGIPSPANLALFYTANGRTRGKFPLLIRCPYCKINNFTLEEFEQHLNELHPDADPDLLTCYKMVA; this is encoded by the exons ATGGAAAACGATAAGTA TAGCGAGGAACAGTGCCACATCGGCTTCACCTGCAACGGCTGTCAGCGTAGGAATTTTCCGGGTCACCGGTTCCATTGCCTAACCTGCCTGAAGAATTTCAATCTATGCAACGGTTGCTATGCTCTGGACGTGACCACCGAGGACCACAAGTTCGATCATGCGATGCACGGCATCCCTTCACCGGCAAATCTGGCCTTGTTTTACACCGCTAACGGGCGCACGCGGGGCAAGTTCCCACTACTAATCCGTTGTCCCTACTGCAAGATAAACAATTTCACCTTGGAAGAGTTTGAACAACATCTGAATGAGCTGCATCCTGACGCAGATCCCGACTTGCTGACCTGTTACAAGATGGTGGCTTAG
- the LOC108125181 gene encoding uncharacterized protein ZK652.6-like isoform X2 — MENDKYEEQCHIGFTCNGCQRRNFPGHRFHCLTCLKNFNLCNGCYALDVTTEDHKFDHAMHGIPSPANLALFYTANGRTRGKFPLLIRCPYCKINNFTLEEFEQHLNELHPDADPDLLTCYKMVA; from the exons ATGGAAAACGATAAGTA CGAGGAACAGTGCCACATCGGCTTCACCTGCAACGGCTGTCAGCGTAGGAATTTTCCGGGTCACCGGTTCCATTGCCTAACCTGCCTGAAGAATTTCAATCTATGCAACGGTTGCTATGCTCTGGACGTGACCACCGAGGACCACAAGTTCGATCATGCGATGCACGGCATCCCTTCACCGGCAAATCTGGCCTTGTTTTACACCGCTAACGGGCGCACGCGGGGCAAGTTCCCACTACTAATCCGTTGTCCCTACTGCAAGATAAACAATTTCACCTTGGAAGAGTTTGAACAACATCTGAATGAGCTGCATCCTGACGCAGATCCCGACTTGCTGACCTGTTACAAGATGGTGGCTTAG
- the LOC108125181 gene encoding uncharacterized protein ZK652.6-like isoform X3 has translation MENDNSEEQCHIGFTCNGCQRRNFPGHRFHCLTCLKNFNLCNGCYALDVTTEDHKFDHAMHGIPSPANLALFYTANGRTRGKFPLLIRCPYCKINNFTLEEFEQHLNELHPDADPDLLTCYKMVA, from the exons ATGGAAAACGATAA TAGCGAGGAACAGTGCCACATCGGCTTCACCTGCAACGGCTGTCAGCGTAGGAATTTTCCGGGTCACCGGTTCCATTGCCTAACCTGCCTGAAGAATTTCAATCTATGCAACGGTTGCTATGCTCTGGACGTGACCACCGAGGACCACAAGTTCGATCATGCGATGCACGGCATCCCTTCACCGGCAAATCTGGCCTTGTTTTACACCGCTAACGGGCGCACGCGGGGCAAGTTCCCACTACTAATCCGTTGTCCCTACTGCAAGATAAACAATTTCACCTTGGAAGAGTTTGAACAACATCTGAATGAGCTGCATCCTGACGCAGATCCCGACTTGCTGACCTGTTACAAGATGGTGGCTTAG
- the LOC108125181 gene encoding uncharacterized protein ZK652.6-like isoform X4: MENDNEEQCHIGFTCNGCQRRNFPGHRFHCLTCLKNFNLCNGCYALDVTTEDHKFDHAMHGIPSPANLALFYTANGRTRGKFPLLIRCPYCKINNFTLEEFEQHLNELHPDADPDLLTCYKMVA, encoded by the exons ATGGAAAACGATAA CGAGGAACAGTGCCACATCGGCTTCACCTGCAACGGCTGTCAGCGTAGGAATTTTCCGGGTCACCGGTTCCATTGCCTAACCTGCCTGAAGAATTTCAATCTATGCAACGGTTGCTATGCTCTGGACGTGACCACCGAGGACCACAAGTTCGATCATGCGATGCACGGCATCCCTTCACCGGCAAATCTGGCCTTGTTTTACACCGCTAACGGGCGCACGCGGGGCAAGTTCCCACTACTAATCCGTTGTCCCTACTGCAAGATAAACAATTTCACCTTGGAAGAGTTTGAACAACATCTGAATGAGCTGCATCCTGACGCAGATCCCGACTTGCTGACCTGTTACAAGATGGTGGCTTAG